The sequence AGCCGCATACGGCGAAGCGATCCACTTATAGCAAGGTGCAGCGAGCATAGGGTAAAGACAATACGTCGCTCTGTGCTTCCTGTGCCCGTAATTTTCCCCTGTCCTTCGTAAAAAAGCGTTGGACAGGGGCTTTTTTTAAGGTTAATTTTGTTGTATCTTGTATAGAGCGGCAAATGACCGCACCGGAGGGTCCTTATCAGTCAGTCATGTTAAATGTTATTCAGCTACTGCCCGATTCGATTGCAAACCAAATTGCGGCTGGTGAGGTCGTACAACGACCAGCGTCGGTTGTAAAAGAGTTGCTCGAAAATTCAGTAGATGCAAAAGCCAAATCCGTGCAGGTAATTGTCCGTGAAGCGGGCAGAAACCTGATTCAGATTGTGGACGATGGCGTAGGCATGACCGAAACAGATGCCCGGATGAGTTTCGAACGGCACGCAACCTCTAAAATCCGTTCGTCAGACGACCTGTTCCGAATCCGTACGATGGGATTTCGGGGTGAGGCACTGGCATCGATTGCGGCCGTGGCGCAGGTAGAAATGCGTACCCGTCGGGCAGAAGATGAACTGGGTACGCTGATTCGGATTGAAGGCTCTGATATAAAAGCACAGGAAGCAATCTCGTGTCTGCCGGGAACAAATCTGCTGATCAAGAATCTCTTCTTCAATGTTCCGGCCCGCCGTAATTTTCTGAAGTCAAACTCGGTCGAGATGCGGCACATCATCGATGAGTTTCAACGGGTTGCTCTGGCTAATCCAGAAGTTGGCTTTTCATTATTTCATAACGATCAGGAGATTTATAACCTGCCTGCCGGAAAACTTAGCCGCCGAATTATTGACATGTTCGGTAAGAGTTACCGCGAGCAGCTAAATTACTGCGAAGAGCAAACGCCTTACGTAACCGTTCGTGGCTACATCGGCAAACCTGAATCGGCAAAAAAAGCACGTAACGAACAGTTTTTCTTCGTCAACAACCGGTTTATCAAACATAATTACCTACACCATGCAGTGGTAGGTGCTTACGAAGGCACCTTGCCGGAAGGTAGCCATCCATTCTACGTGTTATTTGTCGATATCGATCCATCCCATATCGACATCAATATTCACCCCACAAAAACCGAAATCAAATTCGATGATGAGCGGTCGGTCTATGCGATCATGATGGCGGCTGTTCGAAAAGCAGTTGGCGTCTACAATCTGTCGCCATCACTTGATTTTGACTCGGATGTTAATTTTCTGTCGGGCGGCCGGTCCGGGGGAAGTCGACCATCACCTTCCGACAGTAAAGCGGATATTCCCCGTCCTATTACGCCCTCCTGGTCATCGGGCAGTCAATCGGCCGAGCAGAAACCGAAAACGGAACGCGTAACGTTTCGCACTGATTCGCTCGATAAAGCAGCGGGTAGCAGCTTCGACATGCCCCAAAAGCCCAGTAGTAACAACTGGCAGGCTTTGTTTAAGAGCCTGGAGGAATCGGCTGAATCGAAACCAACAGAACCAGTCGGCGATTGGCTGGGACCCGCAAAGCCGGTTGAGCCAGCTACTTCCGGTGAGCCTGTCGAAAGCGAGGCTTTGACGCTGGGTAGCCGGGCCAATCAGCTTCAGGATGCATCGGCGGTTGTTGAGGACGAAAATATTGTTCAGATTCAGAACCGTTACCTTTTAGCTACGATCAAGTCTGGAGTGATGCTAATTGACCAGCGAAGAGCCTATGAGCGCGTGTTGTATGATCAGTTTCATGCTGCACTGACTAAACGAAATGGTGTATCACAGCAATTACTTTTTCCAAAAACAGTTACACTTACACCAGTAGACTTCCAACTGGCGCTAGATTTGCGTGATGATCTGATTAATCTTGGTTTTCAGTTCGACGAACTAGGACAGAATACCTTTGTGATTCGGGGCGTGCCGACACTGACAACCGGAGAAAACGAAGAGGAACTGTTTGCGAATCTCCTGGCTCAGCTTCGCGCCGATACCGGCCGGTTAAAATTAGACCGGGCGGAGTCGATGGCGAGGTCGCTGGCCCGGCGGTCGTCTCAGCGGCACATTACCCGATTAAGCCTAACCGAAAGGAAAGCACTTGTCGGTCAATTGTTTGCTTCATCGAATCCTAGTTATACACCAACTGGCGAACCGGTTACGACGATATTATCGTTAGATAAAATTGCGGGACTTTTTCGATAAGAAATCAGTTAAAGAAGTAAATTGTAAAATCTGAAGCGATGTTTTCTTTTACCCCAGTTGTTCGAGTTATACTGATTCTCAACGTATTGGTTTTTTTTGTTACAAATGACAGTGTAATTGAGCAATTTGGATTGCATTCGTTTCTGTCTGAGCAGTTTAATCCGATTCAGTTGCTAACCCACATGTTTTTACATGGTGGTTTTGGCCACTTGTTTAGTAATATGATTGGGTTAATTGTATTTGGCCCAATGCTTGAACAGTTCTGGGGACCGCGTCGGTTTACGTTCTTTTATTTTTTTACGGGGCTGGGAGCCGCATTTTTGTTTTCAGGAGTAAACTATTTTGAGATGCAAAGCGTATATGAAACCGTTCAGAATTACCAGCATAGTCCTGGTTTCGACGCGTTTTCAGCGTTTGTAGATCAACATGCCAGTTCCTATTATGATCGGTTAGTGCCGTTTATTGATAAATTCAAGAGTTATCCACACGATTCTAAAAATATTCAGGACAGCCTGGCTATTGTGAACCAGATTTTTACTAATCAGGTCAACGAGCCGATGGTAGGTGCATCGGGCGCGATTTTTGGGGTGATTATGGCATTTGGTTTATTGTTTCCGAACACTCAGTTATTTTTATTGTTTCCACCTATACCGATTAAAGCAAAGTACCTCGTTATATTTTACGGGGCCTACGAAATCTACTCCGGCGTCTATCGGGCGCAAGCTGACAACGTAGCCCATTTTGCTCATATTGGCGGCATGTTGTTTGCATTTATATTAGTGAAATACTGGAATTCACAGCGGAAAACTTTTTATTAGTGATGAGCGGGTTGTTCGATGACTTTCGGAGCGAATTCAGCAAGCCCAACAACACGTTGGTGCAATTGATACTGGTCAATACAGTCGTGTATCTGGCCGTGGTCACCTTATATGTAGCGTCGCATTTGCTGAGTGCGACAACTATTTATGGTCTTGTCATTGATAATCTGGCTATTCCGGCCTCGATCAATGGGTTCCTCCATAGGCCCTGGACGTTGATGACCCATATTTTCGCACATGAAGAGATTTTCCATATTCTTTTCAATATGCTGTTTCTATACTGGTTCGGCCGGTTGATTGACGAATATTTAGGTAGCCGTCGGTTAGTAGGGCTGTACATTATGGGCGGCATTGCTGGTGGGCTGTTTTATCTGGCTATGTATAATCTGGTGCCTTATTTTCAGAACCAACTGGCTGGATCACAAATGCTGGGTGC comes from Spirosoma aureum and encodes:
- the mutL gene encoding DNA mismatch repair endonuclease MutL, whose amino-acid sequence is MLNVIQLLPDSIANQIAAGEVVQRPASVVKELLENSVDAKAKSVQVIVREAGRNLIQIVDDGVGMTETDARMSFERHATSKIRSSDDLFRIRTMGFRGEALASIAAVAQVEMRTRRAEDELGTLIRIEGSDIKAQEAISCLPGTNLLIKNLFFNVPARRNFLKSNSVEMRHIIDEFQRVALANPEVGFSLFHNDQEIYNLPAGKLSRRIIDMFGKSYREQLNYCEEQTPYVTVRGYIGKPESAKKARNEQFFFVNNRFIKHNYLHHAVVGAYEGTLPEGSHPFYVLFVDIDPSHIDINIHPTKTEIKFDDERSVYAIMMAAVRKAVGVYNLSPSLDFDSDVNFLSGGRSGGSRPSPSDSKADIPRPITPSWSSGSQSAEQKPKTERVTFRTDSLDKAAGSSFDMPQKPSSNNWQALFKSLEESAESKPTEPVGDWLGPAKPVEPATSGEPVESEALTLGSRANQLQDASAVVEDENIVQIQNRYLLATIKSGVMLIDQRRAYERVLYDQFHAALTKRNGVSQQLLFPKTVTLTPVDFQLALDLRDDLINLGFQFDELGQNTFVIRGVPTLTTGENEEELFANLLAQLRADTGRLKLDRAESMARSLARRSSQRHITRLSLTERKALVGQLFASSNPSYTPTGEPVTTILSLDKIAGLFR
- a CDS encoding rhomboid family intramembrane serine protease gives rise to the protein MFSFTPVVRVILILNVLVFFVTNDSVIEQFGLHSFLSEQFNPIQLLTHMFLHGGFGHLFSNMIGLIVFGPMLEQFWGPRRFTFFYFFTGLGAAFLFSGVNYFEMQSVYETVQNYQHSPGFDAFSAFVDQHASSYYDRLVPFIDKFKSYPHDSKNIQDSLAIVNQIFTNQVNEPMVGASGAIFGVIMAFGLLFPNTQLFLLFPPIPIKAKYLVIFYGAYEIYSGVYRAQADNVAHFAHIGGMLFAFILVKYWNSQRKTFY